In Monodelphis domestica isolate mMonDom1 chromosome 3, mMonDom1.pri, whole genome shotgun sequence, the following proteins share a genomic window:
- the LOC130458526 gene encoding ras GTPase-activating-like protein IQGAP2 yields the protein MALMKPEAQLPTVHPFAAVLYQEELFNLQEQSSLNYLAPEELSTTVEKVSAVALLNQVLETEDLELTQDRLRNPSIDFNNLDEAHLER from the exons ATGGCACTCATGAAACCTGAGGCCCAGCTCCCGACCGTTCATCCCTTTGCTGCTGTTCTGTATCAGGAAGAACTGTTCAACCTTCAGGAACAGAGCTCTTTG AACTACTTGGCCCCCGAGGAGCTGTCCACGACAGTAGAGAAGGTGTCAGCCGTTGCTCTGCTTAACCAGGTGTTGGAAACCGAGGATCTTGAGTTGACCCAGGATCGTCTCAGAAATCCCTCAATTGACTTCAATAACCTGGATGAAGCACACTTGGAACGGTAA